Proteins from a single region of Streptomyces sp. TN58:
- the hisI gene encoding phosphoribosyl-AMP cyclohydrolase, with protein MSTSPRPGSLDPAIAARLKRSADGLVPAIAQQYDTGEVLMLGWMDDEALHRTLTTGRCTYWSRSRQEYWVKGDTSGHFQHVKSVALDCDGDTVLVQVDQVGAACHTGARTCFDEDVLLRAAD; from the coding sequence ATGAGTACGTCCCCCCGCCCCGGCAGCCTCGACCCCGCCATCGCCGCGCGCCTCAAGCGCTCCGCCGACGGGCTGGTACCGGCCATCGCCCAGCAGTACGACACCGGTGAGGTGCTCATGCTCGGGTGGATGGACGACGAGGCCCTGCACCGCACCCTGACCACCGGCCGCTGCACCTACTGGTCGCGCAGCCGCCAGGAGTACTGGGTGAAGGGGGACACCTCCGGCCACTTCCAGCACGTCAAGTCCGTCGCCCTCGACTGCGACGGAGACACCGTGCTCGTCCAGGTCGACCAGGTCGGAGCCGCCTGCCACACCGGAGCCCGCACCTGCTTCGACGAAGACGTCCTCCTCCGCGCAGCCGACTAG
- a CDS encoding TIGR03085 family metal-binding protein: MSTHAKRERLLLADLLEAAGPEAPTLCDGWTCRDLAAHVVVRERRPDAAGGLLLNVLKARLDKAMEEYTAKPYEELIQLIRTGPPRMSVYALKQIDEAANAVEFYVHAEDVRRAQPDWSPRELDAVFSDALWSRLEKMARLTGRRSPVGLVLRRPNGQTAVAHKGAPVVTVTGEPGELTLFCFGRQAAAAVSLDGEKDAIAMLTAAALGL, encoded by the coding sequence ATGTCTACCCATGCGAAGCGTGAACGCCTGCTGCTGGCGGACCTGTTGGAGGCGGCCGGTCCGGAGGCCCCCACGCTGTGCGACGGCTGGACCTGTCGCGACCTGGCCGCGCACGTGGTCGTCCGGGAACGGCGCCCGGACGCGGCGGGCGGGCTCCTGCTGAACGTCCTGAAGGCCCGCCTGGACAAGGCGATGGAGGAGTACACGGCCAAGCCGTACGAGGAACTCATCCAGCTGATCCGGACCGGGCCGCCGCGGATGTCGGTGTACGCGCTGAAGCAGATCGACGAGGCGGCGAACGCGGTGGAGTTCTACGTCCACGCGGAGGACGTCCGCCGCGCCCAGCCGGACTGGTCCCCGCGGGAGCTGGATGCGGTGTTCTCGGACGCGCTGTGGTCCCGCCTGGAGAAGATGGCCCGCCTGACGGGCCGCCGCTCGCCGGTGGGCCTGGTGCTGCGCCGTCCGAACGGGCAGACGGCGGTGGCGCACAAGGGCGCGCCGGTGGTGACGGTGACGGGCGAGCCGGGGGAGCTGACGCTGTTCTGCTTCGGCCGCCAGGCCGCTGCCGCGGTGTCGCTGGACGGCGAGAAGGACGCGATCGCGATGCTCACGGCTGCCGCCCTCGGCCTGTAG
- the hisF gene encoding imidazole glycerol phosphate synthase subunit HisF, translating to MSLAVRVIPCLDVDNGRVVKGVNFQNLRDAGDPVEMAKLYDAEGADELTFLDITASSGNRETTYDVVRRTAEQVFIPLTVGGGVRTADDVDRLLRAGADKVGVNTAAIARPELIREIAERFGRQVLVLSVDARRTAAGTFEVTTHGGRQGTGIDAVEWAHRAAELGAGEILLNSMDADGTKDGYDTEMIAAVRKHVTVPVIASGGAGRLADFAPAIEAGADAVLAASVFHFGDLRIAEVKSALREAGHPVR from the coding sequence ATGAGCCTCGCCGTACGCGTGATCCCCTGCCTGGACGTGGACAACGGCCGGGTCGTCAAGGGCGTCAACTTCCAGAACCTCCGCGACGCCGGCGACCCGGTGGAGATGGCCAAGCTGTACGACGCCGAAGGCGCCGACGAGCTGACCTTCCTCGACATCACCGCCTCCTCCGGGAACCGCGAGACCACCTACGACGTGGTGCGGCGCACCGCCGAGCAGGTCTTCATCCCGCTGACCGTCGGCGGCGGCGTCCGCACCGCCGACGACGTCGACAGACTGCTGCGCGCCGGAGCGGACAAGGTGGGCGTGAACACCGCCGCCATCGCCCGCCCCGAACTGATCCGGGAGATCGCGGAGCGGTTCGGCCGGCAGGTCCTCGTGCTGTCCGTGGACGCGCGCCGCACCGCCGCCGGGACCTTCGAGGTCACCACCCACGGCGGCCGGCAGGGCACCGGCATCGACGCCGTCGAGTGGGCCCACCGGGCCGCGGAACTGGGCGCGGGCGAGATCCTGCTCAACTCCATGGACGCGGACGGCACCAAGGACGGCTACGACACCGAGATGATCGCGGCGGTCCGCAAGCACGTCACCGTGCCGGTGATCGCCTCCGGCGGCGCGGGCCGCCTGGCCGATTTCGCCCCGGCGATCGAGGCGGGGGCGGATGCGGTGCTGGCGGCGTCGGTGTTCCACTTCGGCGACCTCCGGATCGCCGAAGTGAAGTCGGCCCTCCGCGAAGCGGGCCACCCGGTCCGCTGA
- a CDS encoding RidA family protein produces MSSPDTGAVRRISSGGPYEDVIGYSRAVQLPNGLVLVSGCTAGDAGGPYDQAVAAFGVAFKALAQAGLGPEDVVRTRMYLTHARDVDEVGRAHKELFDAVRPAASMIIVSGFVDPSMVVEVEVEAYKAVPA; encoded by the coding sequence ATGAGCTCCCCCGACACCGGCGCCGTACGCCGCATCTCCTCCGGCGGCCCCTACGAGGACGTCATCGGCTACTCCCGCGCGGTACAGCTCCCGAACGGCCTCGTGCTCGTCTCCGGCTGCACCGCCGGCGACGCGGGCGGCCCGTACGACCAGGCCGTCGCCGCCTTCGGCGTCGCCTTCAAGGCCCTCGCCCAGGCCGGCCTCGGCCCCGAGGACGTCGTCCGCACCCGCATGTACCTCACCCACGCACGCGACGTCGACGAGGTCGGCCGCGCCCACAAGGAACTCTTCGACGCGGTCCGCCCGGCCGCCTCGATGATCATCGTCTCCGGCTTCGTCGACCCGTCGATGGTCGTCGAGGTGGAGGTCGAGGCGTACAAGGCGGTGCCCGCATGA
- the priA gene encoding bifunctional 1-(5-phosphoribosyl)-5-((5-phosphoribosylamino)methylideneamino)imidazole-4-carboxamide isomerase/phosphoribosylanthranilate isomerase PriA codes for MKTLELLPAVDVRDGQAVRLVHGVSGSETSYGSPLQAALAWQAAGAEWLHLVDLDAAFGTGDNRALVAEITRAMDIKVELSGGIRDDASLAAALATGCTRVNLGTAALETPEWAAKAIAEHGDKIAIGLDVRGTTLKGRGWTSEGGDLYETLARLDSEGCARYVVTDIGKDGTLTGPNLELLKNVCAATDRPVVASGGVSSLDDLRALSELVPLGVEGAIVGKALYAKAFTLEEALKAVSA; via the coding sequence GTGAAGACGCTCGAACTCCTCCCCGCCGTGGATGTCCGCGACGGCCAGGCGGTCCGCCTCGTCCACGGAGTCTCCGGCAGCGAGACCTCCTACGGCTCCCCGCTCCAGGCCGCCCTCGCCTGGCAGGCCGCCGGCGCCGAATGGCTGCACCTCGTCGACCTCGACGCCGCCTTCGGCACCGGCGACAACCGCGCCCTGGTCGCCGAGATCACCCGCGCCATGGACATCAAGGTCGAGCTGTCCGGCGGCATCCGCGACGACGCCTCGCTCGCCGCGGCCCTCGCCACCGGCTGCACCCGCGTCAACCTCGGCACCGCCGCCCTGGAAACCCCCGAATGGGCCGCCAAGGCCATCGCCGAACACGGCGACAAGATCGCCATCGGCCTCGACGTACGCGGCACCACCCTCAAGGGCCGCGGCTGGACCAGCGAGGGCGGCGACCTCTACGAGACCCTCGCCCGCCTCGACTCCGAGGGCTGTGCCCGCTACGTCGTCACCGACATCGGCAAGGACGGCACGCTCACCGGCCCCAACCTGGAGCTGCTGAAGAACGTCTGCGCCGCCACCGACCGGCCCGTCGTCGCCTCCGGAGGCGTCTCCTCCCTGGACGACCTGCGGGCCCTGTCCGAACTGGTGCCGCTCGGCGTCGAGGGCGCCATCGTCGGCAAGGCCCTGTACGCCAAGGCCTTCACTCTGGAAGAAGCCCTGAAGGCGGTCTCCGCATGA
- the hisH gene encoding imidazole glycerol phosphate synthase subunit HisH: MSTARPTKKVVVLDYGFGNVRSAERALARVGADVEITRDYDKAMDADGLLVPGVGAFSACMQGLKDVRGDWIIGRRLSGGRPVMGICVGMQILFERGIEHGVETEGLDEWPGTVGPLKAPVVPHMGWNTVDAPADSQAFAGLDADARFYFVHSYAAHDWTLEVTNPLIRAPKVTWATHGERFVAAVENGALWATQFHPEKSGDAGAQLLTNWIETL, encoded by the coding sequence ATGAGCACAGCACGCCCCACCAAGAAGGTCGTCGTCCTCGACTACGGCTTCGGCAACGTCCGCTCCGCCGAACGCGCACTCGCCCGCGTCGGCGCGGACGTCGAGATCACCCGCGACTACGACAAGGCCATGGACGCCGACGGGCTCCTCGTCCCCGGCGTCGGCGCCTTCTCCGCCTGCATGCAGGGCCTCAAGGACGTCCGCGGCGACTGGATCATCGGCCGCCGGCTCTCCGGCGGCCGCCCCGTCATGGGCATCTGCGTCGGCATGCAGATCCTCTTCGAACGCGGCATCGAGCACGGCGTGGAGACCGAAGGCCTCGACGAGTGGCCCGGCACCGTCGGCCCGCTCAAGGCCCCCGTCGTCCCCCACATGGGCTGGAACACCGTCGACGCCCCCGCCGACAGCCAGGCCTTCGCCGGACTGGACGCCGACGCCCGCTTCTACTTCGTGCACTCCTACGCGGCCCACGACTGGACCCTGGAAGTCACCAACCCGCTGATCCGCGCCCCCAAGGTCACCTGGGCCACCCACGGCGAACGCTTCGTCGCGGCGGTGGAGAACGGGGCCCTGTGGGCCACCCAGTTCCACCCCGAGAAGTCCGGCGACGCCGGCGCCCAGCTCCTCACCAACTGGATCGAGACCCTCTGA
- the hisB gene encoding imidazoleglycerol-phosphate dehydratase HisB, translating into MSRIGRVERTTKETSVVVEINLDGTGQVDVSTGVGFYDHMLDQLGRHGLFDLTVKTDGDLHIDSHHTIEDTALALGAAFKQALGDKVGIYRFGNCTVPLDESLAQVTVDLSGRPYLVHTEPENMAPMIGSYDTTMTRHILESFVAQAQIALHVHVPYGRNAHHIVECQFKALARALRYAAEFDPRAVGILPSTKGAL; encoded by the coding sequence ATGAGCCGCATCGGACGGGTCGAACGGACCACCAAGGAGACCTCCGTCGTCGTCGAGATAAACCTCGACGGAACCGGCCAGGTCGACGTCTCGACGGGCGTGGGCTTCTACGACCACATGCTCGACCAGCTCGGCCGCCACGGCCTCTTCGACCTCACCGTCAAGACCGACGGCGACCTGCACATCGACTCCCACCACACCATCGAGGACACCGCCCTCGCACTCGGCGCCGCCTTCAAGCAGGCCCTCGGCGACAAGGTGGGCATCTACCGCTTCGGCAACTGCACCGTCCCGCTCGACGAGTCCCTCGCCCAGGTCACCGTCGACCTGTCCGGCCGCCCCTACCTCGTGCACACCGAGCCCGAGAACATGGCACCGATGATCGGCTCCTACGACACGACGATGACCCGGCACATCCTGGAGTCCTTCGTCGCCCAGGCCCAGATCGCCCTGCACGTCCACGTCCCCTACGGCCGCAACGCCCACCACATCGTGGAATGCCAGTTCAAGGCCCTCGCCCGGGCCCTGCGCTACGCCGCCGAGTTCGACCCGCGGGCCGTCGGCATCCTGCCCTCCACGAAGGGCGCCCTCTAG
- a CDS encoding histidinol-phosphate transaminase yields the protein MTDRAIGIDDLPIRDELRGKSPYGAPQLDVPVQLNTNENPYELPAELVARIAERVAEAARTLNRYPDRDAVELRTELAAYLTRTGKHPVTRENVWAANGSNEVIQQLLQTFGGPGRTAIGFEPSYSMHALISRGTGTGWISGPRREDFRIDTEAAERAIAEHAPDVVFITSPNNPTGTAVDAETVLALYEAAQAAKPSLVIVDEAYVEFSHRDSLLPLIEGRPNMVISRTMSKAFGAAGLRLGYLAAHPAVVDAVQLVRLPYHLSAVTQATALAALEHTDTLLGYVEQLKAERDRLVTELRAIGYEVTESDANFIQFGTFEDSHTAWQKILDHGVLVRDNGVPGRLRVTAGTPAENDAFLEAVRALKKEQHA from the coding sequence GTGACCGACAGAGCCATCGGCATCGACGACCTCCCCATCCGGGACGAACTGCGCGGCAAGAGCCCGTACGGCGCCCCCCAGCTCGACGTGCCCGTCCAGCTGAACACCAACGAGAACCCCTACGAGCTGCCCGCCGAGCTCGTCGCGCGCATCGCCGAGCGCGTCGCCGAAGCCGCCCGCACCCTCAACCGCTACCCGGACCGGGACGCGGTCGAGCTGCGCACGGAGCTGGCCGCCTACCTCACCCGTACGGGCAAACACCCGGTCACCCGGGAGAACGTATGGGCCGCCAACGGCTCCAACGAGGTCATCCAGCAGCTGCTGCAGACCTTCGGCGGGCCCGGCCGCACCGCGATCGGCTTCGAACCCTCCTACTCCATGCACGCGCTGATCTCCCGCGGCACCGGCACGGGCTGGATCTCCGGCCCCCGCCGCGAGGACTTCCGCATCGACACGGAGGCGGCCGAACGGGCGATCGCCGAGCACGCACCCGACGTCGTCTTCATCACCTCCCCCAACAACCCCACGGGCACCGCCGTCGACGCGGAGACCGTCCTGGCCCTCTACGAGGCGGCCCAGGCGGCCAAGCCCTCCCTCGTCATCGTCGACGAGGCCTACGTGGAGTTCAGCCACCGGGACTCGCTGCTGCCCCTCATCGAGGGCCGCCCCAACATGGTGATCTCCCGGACCATGTCCAAGGCCTTCGGCGCGGCCGGCCTGCGCCTGGGCTACCTGGCCGCGCACCCCGCCGTCGTCGACGCCGTACAGCTGGTCCGCCTGCCGTACCACCTGTCCGCCGTCACCCAGGCCACGGCACTCGCCGCCCTGGAACACACCGACACCCTGCTCGGCTACGTCGAGCAGCTCAAGGCCGAACGGGACCGCCTCGTCACCGAGCTGCGCGCCATCGGCTACGAGGTCACCGAGTCCGACGCGAACTTCATCCAGTTCGGGACGTTCGAGGACTCCCACACCGCCTGGCAGAAGATCCTCGACCACGGGGTCCTGGTCCGGGACAACGGCGTACCCGGCCGGCTGCGGGTCACCGCCGGCACCCCGGCAGAGAACGACGCGTTCCTGGAAGCGGTTCGCGCACTGAAGAAGGAGCAGCACGCATGA
- the hisD gene encoding histidinol dehydrogenase codes for MISRIDLRGDALPEGGALRDLLPRAEFDVEAALEKVRPICEDVHHRGTAALIEYAQKFDGVTLEQVRVPAAALKAALDELDPAVRAALEESIRRARIVHRAQRRTEHTTQVVPGGTVTEKWVPVERVGLYAPGGRSVYPSSVVMNVVPAQEAGVESVALASPPQKEHGGLPHPTILAACALLGVDEVYAVGGAQAVAMFAYGTEDCRPANMVTGPGNIWVAAAKRYFTGRIGIDTEAGPTEIAVLADSTADPVHVAADLISQAEHDPLAAAVLVTDSAELADAVEKELEPQVAATKHVEDRIKPALAGRQSAIVLVDSLEDGLKVVDAYGAEHLEIQTADAAAWAARVRNAGAIFVGPWAPVSLGDYCAGSNHVLPTGGCACHSSGLSVQSFLRGIHIVDYTRDALAEVTHHVVTLAEAEDLPAHGAALKARFGGAVPDKHSGWKVPGQ; via the coding sequence GTGATCTCTCGTATCGACCTGCGCGGTGACGCCCTCCCCGAGGGCGGCGCCCTGCGCGACCTGCTGCCCCGTGCCGAGTTCGACGTGGAAGCCGCCCTGGAGAAGGTGCGGCCCATCTGCGAGGACGTCCATCATCGTGGCACGGCGGCGCTGATCGAGTACGCGCAGAAGTTCGACGGGGTGACGCTGGAGCAGGTCAGGGTGCCCGCCGCGGCCCTCAAGGCCGCCCTCGACGAGCTCGACCCGGCCGTCCGCGCAGCCCTGGAGGAGTCGATCCGGCGCGCCCGGATCGTGCACCGCGCACAGCGCCGCACCGAGCACACCACACAGGTGGTCCCCGGCGGCACCGTGACCGAGAAGTGGGTTCCGGTGGAGCGCGTCGGGCTGTACGCGCCGGGCGGCCGCTCGGTGTACCCGTCGTCCGTCGTCATGAACGTCGTACCGGCCCAGGAGGCGGGCGTCGAGTCCGTCGCGCTGGCGTCCCCGCCGCAGAAGGAGCACGGCGGACTGCCGCACCCCACCATCCTGGCCGCCTGCGCGCTGCTCGGCGTGGACGAGGTGTACGCGGTCGGCGGCGCCCAGGCCGTCGCGATGTTCGCGTACGGCACCGAGGACTGCCGCCCCGCCAACATGGTCACCGGCCCCGGCAACATCTGGGTCGCCGCCGCCAAGCGCTACTTCACCGGCCGGATCGGCATCGACACCGAGGCCGGCCCGACCGAGATCGCCGTCCTCGCCGACTCCACCGCCGACCCGGTGCACGTCGCCGCCGACCTCATCAGCCAGGCCGAGCACGACCCGCTGGCCGCGGCCGTCCTCGTCACGGACTCCGCCGAGCTCGCGGACGCCGTCGAGAAGGAGCTGGAGCCGCAGGTCGCCGCGACCAAGCACGTCGAGGACCGGATCAAGCCCGCCCTCGCCGGCAGGCAGTCCGCGATCGTGCTCGTCGACAGCCTGGAGGACGGCCTCAAGGTCGTCGACGCCTACGGCGCCGAACACCTGGAGATCCAGACCGCCGACGCCGCCGCCTGGGCCGCCCGCGTCCGCAACGCCGGCGCGATCTTCGTCGGCCCCTGGGCCCCGGTCTCCCTCGGCGACTACTGCGCCGGCTCCAACCACGTCCTGCCCACCGGCGGCTGCGCCTGCCACTCCTCGGGCCTGTCCGTGCAGTCCTTCCTGCGCGGCATCCACATCGTCGACTACACCCGCGACGCCCTCGCCGAGGTCACCCACCACGTGGTGACCCTCGCCGAGGCCGAGGACCTGCCCGCGCACGGCGCCGCCCTCAAGGCCCGTTTTGGCGGAGCCGTACCCGACAAGCACAGCGGATGGAAGGTGCCCGGCCAGTGA
- a CDS encoding LON peptidase substrate-binding domain-containing protein, protein MTTVRLPLFPLNSVLFPGLVLPLNVFEERYRAMMRELLKTGEDEPRRFAVVAIRDGREVAPTAPGLPDPTAVPERGPAAGFGADPIQAFHRVGCIADAATIREREDGSFEVLATGTTRVRLLSVDASGPFLTAELEELPEDAGDGAGVLAEGVLRAFRNYQKRLAGARERSLTGAELPDEPSVVSYLVAAAVVLDIPARQRLLQAPDTATRLAEELKLLRTETAVIRHLPSLPAVELTRAPTSPN, encoded by the coding sequence GTGACCACCGTTCGCCTGCCCCTCTTCCCGCTGAACTCGGTGCTGTTCCCGGGACTCGTGCTCCCGCTGAACGTCTTCGAGGAGCGTTATCGCGCCATGATGCGCGAGCTGCTGAAGACGGGTGAGGACGAGCCGCGCCGTTTCGCGGTCGTCGCGATCCGCGACGGCCGGGAGGTCGCCCCGACCGCGCCCGGCCTGCCGGACCCGACGGCCGTACCCGAGCGGGGTCCGGCGGCCGGTTTCGGAGCGGACCCGATCCAGGCGTTCCACCGGGTGGGCTGCATCGCGGACGCGGCGACGATCCGGGAGCGGGAGGACGGCAGCTTCGAGGTCCTCGCGACCGGTACGACGCGCGTCCGGCTGCTGTCGGTCGACGCGTCGGGGCCCTTCCTGACGGCGGAGCTGGAAGAGCTCCCGGAGGACGCGGGCGACGGCGCCGGGGTCCTCGCGGAGGGCGTGCTGCGGGCCTTCCGCAACTACCAGAAGCGTCTGGCGGGTGCCCGCGAACGGTCCCTGACGGGCGCGGAGCTCCCCGACGAGCCGTCGGTGGTCTCCTACCTGGTGGCCGCGGCGGTGGTACTGGACATCCCGGCGCGGCAGCGGCTGCTGCAGGCGCCGGACACGGCGACGCGGCTGGCGGAGGAGCTGAAGCTGCTGCGCACGGAGACGGCAGTGATCCGCCACCTGCCGTCGCTGCCGGCGGTGGAACTGACCCGGGCTCCGACCAGCCCGAACTGA
- the ybaK gene encoding Cys-tRNA(Pro) deacylase codes for MAKKTKQAAGTPAIVALTAAGVAFTTHAYEHDPAHPSYGEEAAEAMGVSPTQVFKTLVADVDGALTVAVVPVSGSLDLKALATAVGGKRAAMADPALAERTTGYVRGGISPLGQRKRLRTVIDESARAHPTICCSAGRRGLEVELSPTDLATLTSATVAPIARP; via the coding sequence ATGGCGAAGAAGACGAAACAGGCGGCCGGCACACCGGCGATCGTGGCGCTGACGGCGGCCGGGGTCGCCTTCACCACGCACGCGTACGAGCACGACCCGGCGCATCCCTCGTACGGCGAGGAGGCGGCGGAGGCCATGGGCGTCTCGCCGACGCAGGTCTTCAAGACGCTCGTGGCGGACGTGGACGGCGCCCTGACGGTGGCGGTGGTTCCGGTCTCGGGGTCGCTGGACCTGAAAGCGCTGGCGACGGCGGTGGGCGGCAAGCGGGCGGCGATGGCCGACCCGGCCCTGGCGGAGCGCACCACGGGCTACGTCCGCGGCGGCATCTCCCCGCTGGGGCAGCGCAAGCGGCTGCGCACGGTGATCGACGAGTCCGCCAGGGCCCACCCCACGATCTGCTGCTCGGCGGGCCGCCGCGGCCTGGAGGTCGAACTCTCCCCCACGGACCTGGCCACTCTCACCTCAGCCACCGTGGCCCCGATCGCGCGACCTTAG
- a CDS encoding ABC transporter permease, with product MAPRARVLPALAAVYRAQLSRARVARIPLLFVATFQSVGIMILMRGVVDGGSEARAVVAGSSVLVVAFVALNLLAQYFGQLRAGGGLDHYATLPVPPASVVLGTAAAYASFTLPGTLVTAVFGCLLFGLPMSGLWILAAVVPLAGAALAGLGAALGLLAPRQELATLAGQLGMSAALLLGVLPPERMPSLIVWARDLLPSTYGVEAFARTFEAEPDWAAVAVDLGVCAAVGVASLALATWAYRRASVR from the coding sequence CTGGCGCCCCGCGCGCGGGTCCTCCCCGCGCTGGCCGCCGTCTACCGGGCGCAGCTGTCCCGGGCCCGGGTCGCGCGGATACCACTGCTGTTCGTGGCCACCTTCCAGTCCGTCGGCATCATGATCCTCATGCGGGGCGTCGTCGACGGGGGCTCGGAGGCCCGCGCCGTCGTCGCCGGCTCCTCGGTGCTCGTCGTCGCCTTCGTCGCGCTGAACCTGCTCGCCCAGTACTTCGGGCAGCTGCGGGCCGGCGGCGGACTCGACCACTACGCCACCCTGCCGGTGCCGCCCGCCTCGGTGGTCCTGGGCACGGCCGCCGCGTACGCCTCCTTCACCCTGCCGGGGACGCTGGTCACCGCGGTCTTCGGCTGCCTGCTCTTCGGCCTGCCGATGAGCGGCCTGTGGATCCTGGCCGCCGTCGTACCGCTGGCCGGAGCCGCGCTTGCCGGGCTCGGCGCCGCGCTGGGACTGCTCGCACCGCGCCAGGAGCTGGCCACCCTCGCCGGACAGCTCGGCATGTCGGCGGCGCTGCTCCTCGGGGTGCTGCCGCCCGAGCGGATGCCGTCCCTCATCGTGTGGGCGCGTGACCTGCTGCCGTCCACCTACGGGGTGGAGGCGTTCGCGCGGACCTTCGAAGCGGAACCGGACTGGGCCGCCGTCGCCGTCGACCTCGGGGTGTGCGCGGCCGTCGGAGTCGCCTCCCTGGCCCTCGCGACCTGGGCGTACCGGCGGGCATCGGTGCGCTGA
- a CDS encoding ABC transporter ATP-binding protein — protein MSTGTAQAQDSTAAAAGAAPDVVCAVRDLVKTYPAVRGRRGAPALPETRANDGVTLDVRRGEIFGLLGPNGAGKSTLVRQLTGLMRPDSGTVTLLGHDLVRHPGRASRLLAYLGQESTALDELTVALAAETTGRLRGLDVRAARTARDAVLDELGLTAIADRPLKKLSGGQRRLACFATALVGERPVLVLDEPTTGMDPVARRAVWAAVDRRRAQHGATVLLVTHNVIEAETVLDRVAVIDQGRVIACDTPAALKAKVSGEVRLELVWRDSAPLEVPEVARLHARAAESGRRWVLRLAPDEARAAVASVTGGPAFAALDDFTLATPSLEDVYLALGGRTKGLVKS, from the coding sequence GTGAGTACGGGCACAGCACAGGCGCAGGACAGCACGGCGGCGGCCGCGGGAGCGGCGCCGGACGTGGTCTGCGCGGTACGTGACCTGGTCAAGACGTACCCCGCGGTACGCGGCCGGCGCGGAGCCCCCGCCCTGCCCGAGACCCGCGCCAACGACGGCGTCACCCTCGACGTCCGGCGCGGCGAGATCTTCGGCCTGCTCGGCCCCAACGGCGCCGGCAAGTCCACCCTGGTACGCCAGCTCACCGGCCTGATGCGGCCCGACTCGGGCACCGTGACCCTCCTCGGCCACGACCTCGTACGCCACCCAGGACGCGCCTCCCGCCTGCTCGCCTACCTCGGGCAGGAGTCCACGGCGCTGGACGAGCTCACGGTGGCACTGGCCGCCGAGACCACCGGACGGCTGCGCGGGCTCGACGTGCGCGCGGCCCGGACCGCGCGGGACGCCGTACTGGACGAACTCGGGCTGACCGCCATCGCCGACCGGCCCCTGAAGAAGCTCTCCGGCGGCCAGCGGCGCCTGGCGTGCTTCGCCACCGCACTCGTGGGGGAGCGGCCCGTACTCGTCCTCGACGAACCCACCACCGGCATGGACCCCGTGGCCCGGCGGGCCGTGTGGGCGGCCGTGGACCGGCGCCGCGCACAGCACGGCGCGACCGTCCTGCTGGTCACCCACAACGTCATCGAGGCCGAGACCGTCCTCGACCGGGTCGCCGTCATCGACCAGGGCAGGGTCATCGCCTGCGACACACCGGCCGCGCTGAAGGCCAAGGTCTCGGGCGAGGTCCGGCTGGAACTGGTGTGGCGCGACAGCGCTCCGCTGGAGGTGCCGGAGGTGGCCCGGCTGCACGCCCGGGCCGCCGAGTCGGGGCGCCGCTGGGTACTGCGGCTGGCGCCGGACGAGGCGCGGGCGGCGGTCGCCTCGGTCACCGGGGGGCCCGCCTTCGCAGCGCTCGACGACTTCACCCTGGCCACCCCCAGCCTCGAAGACGTGTACCTGGCCCTCGGCGGCAGGACGAAAGGGCTGGTGAAGTCGTGA